Proteins encoded together in one Mastomys coucha isolate ucsf_1 unplaced genomic scaffold, UCSF_Mcou_1 pScaffold16, whole genome shotgun sequence window:
- the LOC116094306 gene encoding vomeronasal type-2 receptor 1-like, with product MKDRISGTEDRREEIDITTISLFFAYRISISKTRLISMHPVFRKLIVLICIVGEIGICAAYLVLEPPSMLKNIEIQNVKIIFECNEGSIEFLCSIFGFDVLLALLCFLTTFVARQLPDNYYEGKCITFGMLVFFIVWTSFVPAYLCTKGKFKVAVEIFAILASSYGLLGCLFLPKCFIILLRPKRNTDETVGGRVPTVDRSIQLTSASVSSELNSTTVSTVLDE from the exons ATGAAAGATAggatctcaggcacagaagatagaAGAGAAGAAATTGATATCACG ACTATTTCACTCTTTTTTGCCTACAGGATTTCCATATCCAAAACCCGCCTTATATCTATGCACCCAGTCTTTCGAAAATTAATTGTTCTGATTTGTATTGTAGGAGAGATTGGAATATGTGCGGCATACTTGGTGTTGGAGCCTCCGAGCATGTTGAAGAACAttgaaattcaaaatgtaaagatTATCTTTGAATGCAATGAAGGTTCTATAGAGTTTCTGTGTTCCATATTTGGGTTTGATGTTCTTCTGGCTCTGCTGTGTTTCCTTACAACCTTTGTGGCTCGCCAGCTGCCAGATAACTATTATGAAGGGAAATGCATCACTTTTGGGATGCTGGTATTTTTCATTGTCTGGACCTCTTTTGTCCCTGCTTACTTGTGCACTAAAGGCAAATTCAAAGTGGCTGTGGAAATTTTTGCCATTTTGGCATCCAGCTATGGCTTGTTAGGATGTCTATTTCTTCCCAAGTGCTTCATTATCTTGCTGAGGCCAAAGAGGAACACTGATGAAACTGTTGGTGGAAGAGTTCCCACTGTTGACAGGAGCATCCAGCTGACCTCAGCTTCTGTGAGCAGCGAGCTTAACAGCACCACAGTGTCCACTGTTCTGGATGAGTAG